A genomic region of Lates calcarifer isolate ASB-BC8 linkage group LG9, TLL_Latcal_v3, whole genome shotgun sequence contains the following coding sequences:
- the LOC108895898 gene encoding alpha-2B adrenergic receptor, with translation MAAAPDVPCLSELTGLPNRNISLVSGTQPCNQSTIRTSPYTPQATAAFALAITFMMIVTIVGNILVIIAVLTSRSLKGAQNLFLVSLAAADILVATLIIPFSLANELQGYWAFSSIWCEIYLALDVLFCTSSIVHLCAIALDRYLSISRPVSYGTKRTPSRIKAAIIIVWLISAVISFPPLLTLDKSEGGEEVCELNNERWYILYSTIGSFFAPCVIMILVYVRIYQIAKQHTRCPPGQKQKVVAVGNASAVTSEPVVKLSEQSQQNGDQGGTTASQQEKALTKMSGSDSTPSSLQKESTISQDTQQHPPHLSTTPVQKSSSSIPQCGSQILSAVQNKESQKHSDEGGEVLPDNTSSSGSELEIGDEDLREEGKGETNTTDKQTSGLPQSKGFKVQVLNLAYKYKNTMATSSGTKLAPEGAPTTQGTPNSRRKAMVNREKRFTFVLAVVMGVFVICWFPFFFSYSLQAVCPETCSIPNPLFKFFFWIGYCNSCLNPVIYTIFNKDFRKAFKRILCRDTKGTFF, from the coding sequence ATGGCAGCTGCTCCAGATGTACCCTGCCTGTCGGAGCTCACCGGACTCCCCAACCGGAACATCAGCCTCGTCTCCGGCACCCAACCCTGCAACCAGAGCACCATCAGAACCTCGCCCTACACCCCACAAGCCACCGCGGCTTTTGCCCTGGCTATCACCTTCATGATGATCGTGACCATCGTTGGGAACATCCTGGTCATCATTGCAGTCCTGACGTCCCGATCCTTGAAGGGGGCTCAGAACCTTTTCTTGGTGTCGCTGGCTGCAGCGGATATTTTAGTCGCCACGCTTATTATTCCCTTCTCATTGGCCAATGAGCTCCAGGGCTACTGGGCCTTTAGCTCCATTTGGTGTGAAATCTATCTGGCGCTGGATGTTCTCTTCTGTACCTCCTCCATTGTGCACCTATGCGCAATAGCTCTGGACCGCTACCTGTCAATCTCTCGACCCGTGTCCTACGGCACAAAACGCACTCCTTCACGCATCAAGGCAGCCATTATCATCGTCTGGCTGATCTCTGCTGTcatctccttccctcctcttctcaccCTGGACAAAAGTGAAGGAGGTGAAGAGGTTTGTGAACTAAACAACGAACGCTGGTATATTCTCTACTCCACCATTGGATCATTCTTCGCCCCCTGTGTGATAATGATCCTGGTGTACGTGAGGATTTATCAGATCGCTAAGCAGCATACTCGCTGCCCACCTGGACAGAAGCAAAAAGTGGTGGCAGTCGGAAATGCTAGCGCGGTAACTAGCGAGCCAGTGGTGAAGTTATCGGAGCAGTCACAACAGAACGGGGATCAAGGAGGTACGACTGCCAGCCAGCAAGAAAAAGCCCTGACCAAAATGTCTGGCTCGGATTCTACCCCGTCATCACTTCAGAAAGAGAGCACCATAAGCCAGGACACTCAGCAGCATCCTCCTCATTTGAGTACCACTCCAGTCCAAAAATCCTCCTCTTCAATCCCCCAATGTGGCAGCCAAATCCTCTCAGCTGTTCAGAACAAAGAATCCCAGAAACATTCAGACGAAGGGGGGGAAGTACTTCCCGACAACACCTCCAGCTCTGGCTCTGAGCTGGAAATTGGTGACGAAGATCTCAGAGAAGAGGGCAAAGGAGAGACGAACACAACTGACAAGCAAACTTCAGGGTTGCCCCAAAGCAAAGGATTCAAAGTTCAGGTGCTAAACCTGGcctacaaatacaaaaacactatGGCCACATCATCTGGCACTAAACTGGCACCTGAGGGAGCGCCTACAACTCAGGGGACGCCCAATTCCCGCCGCAAAGCCATGGTGAACAGGGAGAAAAGGTTCACCTTTGTTCTGGCCGTAGTGATGGGAGTGTTTGTGATCTGCTGGttcccctttttcttctcttactcGCTTCAGGCTGTGTGCCCTGAGACTTGCAGCATCCCCAACCCTTTATTCAAATTCTTCTTTTGGATTGGCTACTGCAACTCCTGCCTCAACCCGGTCATATACACCATCTTCAACAAGGATTTCAGGAAGGCTTTCAAGAGGATACTGTGCAGGGACACAAAGGGTACGTTCTTCTAG